The following are encoded in a window of Impatiens glandulifera chromosome 5, dImpGla2.1, whole genome shotgun sequence genomic DNA:
- the LOC124939489 gene encoding seed biotin-containing protein SBP65-like, protein MASNQQVRKGSATNDEKDVQINREVVPQKVAHFSALAEKAAGGDHSDDTPAVAVFNEVPTKNPTSVKPIPSRFDRDQTQEDQRPKRDIKSKEEGDRLTPDEITNLKQDAQQKSGEAVKVLGEKYQQVKNTIGRGAETTSQYLTEKATPVKDTLADKTKQAKDTITAAAQQAKEKVVTSEAVVPSSAEKVKGATVGTVQKIGGYVGEKAVAAKDMAVEAGKTTVGYTGKVAVDVKDKAVVAGWGVANFTTEKTVAATKAAAGAVGGVAGYVGEKTGAAKDTVTGFVGEKIVNAKDAVVSAEESLAEYTARKKAEADRELGMKKKVGGGVGVGGGDEGKGEGLMMKKGEDDIDVMDKGGEEGVLQAIGETLVEIAQETKQFVVGSGKVAKKEE, encoded by the exons ATGGCTTCAAATCAACAAGTTAGGAAGGGTTCTGCTACGAACGACGAGAAAGATGTTCAGATCAATAGGGAAGTAGTTCCACAGAAGGTAGCTCACTTCAGTGCACTTGCCGAGAAAGCCGCCGGAGGAGATCATTCCGATGATACACCTGCCGTCGCCGTTTTCAACGAGGTTCCCACGAAAAATCCCACCTCCGTCAAACCTATTCCATCCAGGTTCGACCGGGATCAGACCCAAGAAGACCAACGTCCAAAACGAGATATCAAAAGCAAAGAGGAGGGAGATCGACTAACTCCCGACGAGATTACGAATCTAAAACAAGACGCCCAGCAAAAATCAGGGGAGGCGGTTAAGGTTCTTGGAGAGAAGTATCAGCAAGTGAAGAACACAATTGGTCGAGGCGCTGAAACAACGTCGCAATACTTGACCGAAAAGGCAACACCTGTGAAGGATACTCTAGCTGATAAGACCAAACAGGCTAAGGATACAATCACCGCCGCTGCACAGCAg GCAAAGGAGAAGGTTGTCACATCGGAAGCAGTAGTGCCTTCTTCAGCGGAAAAAGTGAAAGGTGCAACCGTGGGGACAGTTCAGAAAATCGGTGGATACGTGGGGGAGAAGGCGGTGGCAGCAAAAGACATGGCGGTGGAGGCTGGAAAAACGACCGTTGGGTATACAGGGAAAGTGGCGGTAGATGTAAAAGACAAGGCGGTGGTAGCTGGATGGGGGGTTGCGAATTTCACAACCGAGAAGACTGTGGCGGCTACAAAGGCGGCTGCGGGTGCAGTAGGTGGAGTTGCTGGATATGTTGGAGAAAAGACGGGTGCAGCGAAAGATACGGTGACCGGTTTCGTGGGTGAGAAAATTGTGAACGCAAAAGATGCTGTGGTTAGTGCGGAGGAGAGTTTAGCTGAGTATACTGCGAGGAAGAAAGCAGAGGCGGATAGAGAATTGggaatgaagaagaaagttggTGGTGGTGTTGGTGTTGGTGGTGGTGATGAAGGAAAG GGAGAGGGATTAATGATGAAGAAAGGGGAAGATGATATTGATGTAATGGACAAGGGAGGGGAAGAGGGCGTTTTACAGGCGATTGGAGAAACGCTGGTGGAGATCGCTCAAGAGACTAAGCAGTTCGTGGTTGGATCTGGCAAAGTAGCCAAGAAGGAGGAATAG
- the LOC124939490 gene encoding uncharacterized mitochondrial protein AtMg00810-like: protein MTGHREKLNELDEKITENVKFEDGSKAHKFPNPACGKIYVSRDAVFVEEKKWEWCNDNNKLVQNSMEFGILRYVYMKAPLHFFNGDIKEEVYVNQTEGFITKNKEHKVYKLYKDLYGLREAPSAWNTCLNKRIMSLSFMKCSQEQVVYTRNHGEELLIVDVYVDDLIVTGSSIKSADEFKKQMMKEFEMSDLGLLTYYFSIEVDQKKNIIEVKQETYVEKVLKRFAMEDCNSSKYPMETKLQLRKNMEESLVDPKKYKRIIGFVMYLMHTQPDIFYVVGIVSRYMEKPTTLHQHAIKHILRYVKGTTSYMIQLKRGREVEELVGFTDSDLGGDTNDRKNTGGMVFYLNGNLIT, encoded by the exons ATGACgggccatcgagagaagctcaatgagcttGACGAGAAAATTACCGAAAATGTGAAGTTCGAAGACGGAAGCAAGGCGCACAAGTTTCCTAATCCAGCTTGCGGGAAAATCTATGTGAGCAGAGATGCCGTATTcgtggaggagaagaagtgggagtggtgcaacGACAACAATaagctcgtacaaaattccATGGAGTTCGGAATCCTACGATATGTCTATATGAAGGCACCACTG CATTTTTTCAATGGTGACATCAAAGAAGAAGTCTATGTCAATCAAACTGAAGGTTTCATCACCAAGAATAAAGAGCACAAGGTGTACAAGTTATACAAGGATCTTTACGGACTACGTGAAGCACCAAGTGCGTGGAACACTTGCCTCAACAAGAGAATAATGAGTCTCAGTTTCATGAAGTGTTCTCAAGAGCAGGTTGTGTACACGAGAAACCATGGAGAAGAATTACTCATTGTCGATGTATACGTCGATGACTTGATCGTGACAGGATCAAGCATCAAGAGTGCTGATGAGTTCAAAAAACAAATGATgaaagagttcgagatgagtgatctcgggcTACTCACGTACTATTTTAGTATAGAGGTGGACCAGAAGAAAAATATTATCGAGGTGAAGCAAGAAACCTATGTAGAGAAAGTGTTGAAACGGTTTGCAATGGAGGATTGCAACTCGAGCAAGTATCCAATGGAAACAAAGTTGCAGCTCAGAAAAAATATGGAAGAAAGCTTAGTGGATCCGAAGAAGTATAAGCGTATCATCGGGTTTGTCATGTACTTGATGCACACTCAACCCGATATTTTTTATGTAGTtggcatagtgagtcgatacatggagaaGCCTACTACTCTACATCAACATGCAATAAAACACATTCTACGTTACGTGAAGGGAACGACGAGCTACATGATTCAGTTAAAAAGAggacgagaagttgaagaactcgttggttttaCTGACAGCGACCTAGGTGGTGACACAAACGATAGAAAAAACACCggagggatggtgttttatctcaacgggaatTTGATCACCTGA